From a region of the Acidobacteriota bacterium genome:
- a CDS encoding SRPBCC domain-containing protein, with the protein MNLLASPLRQLLILAAIALAGLSFGAASAGAAGEERISHAAESIHQEVLFEASPARVYEALTRTDEFSGVMRLSAAVKSGMALGTKATSISGDVGGAFTLYGGHILGRQIELVPNERIVQAWRAAGWDAGVYSIARFELSAQGAGTRLVFDHTGFPEGQAAHLAEGWRTNYWEPLAKFLASSGSSAAGQAKP; encoded by the coding sequence ATGAACCTGTTGGCGAGCCCACTCCGGCAGCTTCTCATCCTTGCGGCCATCGCCCTCGCCGGTCTCTCGTTCGGCGCCGCGTCAGCCGGGGCAGCCGGCGAAGAGCGGATATCGCACGCGGCGGAGTCGATCCACCAGGAGGTCCTCTTCGAGGCGAGCCCGGCCCGCGTCTACGAAGCCCTGACCCGCACCGACGAGTTCTCCGGGGTCATGCGCCTCAGCGCGGCCGTGAAGTCAGGGATGGCGCTCGGGACCAAGGCGACGTCGATCAGCGGTGACGTGGGTGGCGCGTTCACACTTTACGGCGGCCACATCCTCGGCCGACAGATCGAGCTCGTGCCGAACGAGCGCATCGTCCAGGCCTGGCGCGCGGCGGGCTGGGATGCCGGGGTCTACTCGATCGCGAGATTCGAGCTCTCCGCGCAGGGCGCAGGAACCAGGCTCGTCTTCGACCACACGGGGTTTCCGGAGGGCCAGGCCGCGCATCTGGCGGAGGGTTGGAGGACCAACTACTGGGAACCGCTCGCGAAGTTCCTCGCGTCGTCCGGATCCTCCGCCGCCGGACAGGCGAAGCCTTAG
- a CDS encoding dienelactone hydrolase family protein produces the protein MTTPLPSVSAAEPPPGTESLAVRWIRITASGQGTMLAAVAKPEGAGPFKTVVLLHGSHGFAREYVRLAQALAREGLLAVAPCWFTGGGGAGARFVTPIDCPEAPPMREAADPKTLEVVGALVAAARTLPDVRADRIGLFGHSRGAGAALNFVLRGRDVQAAALNSSGYPSALTELASRAGAPLLILHGTADGPADGGSDFTSIQRAREFEAALRRIGKPVESHYYEGSGHNGLFTSSSQFDDEAKRMAAFFKHNLGD, from the coding sequence CGAGTCTCTGGCGGTGCGCTGGATCAGGATCACGGCCTCCGGCCAGGGGACCATGCTGGCGGCCGTCGCGAAACCCGAAGGCGCCGGACCCTTCAAGACGGTCGTTCTCCTTCACGGGAGCCACGGCTTCGCGCGCGAATATGTCCGGTTGGCCCAGGCGCTCGCACGCGAGGGGCTTCTCGCGGTGGCCCCCTGCTGGTTCACGGGCGGAGGGGGCGCCGGGGCGCGCTTCGTCACGCCGATCGATTGCCCCGAGGCGCCGCCGATGCGCGAGGCCGCGGACCCGAAGACGCTCGAAGTCGTCGGTGCTCTCGTCGCGGCCGCGCGGACGCTGCCGGACGTTCGTGCCGATCGGATCGGGCTCTTCGGCCACTCGCGCGGCGCCGGAGCCGCGCTGAACTTCGTCCTGAGGGGACGCGACGTGCAAGCCGCGGCCCTCAACTCGTCGGGGTATCCGAGCGCGCTCACAGAGCTCGCATCCCGGGCCGGTGCCCCGCTCCTGATCCTTCACGGCACGGCGGACGGCCCCGCGGATGGCGGGTCAGATTTCACGAGCATCCAGAGGGCGCGCGAGTTCGAGGCGGCGCTGCGGCGGATCGGGAAGCCCGTGGAGAGCCATTACTACGAGGGGAGCGGACACAACGGCCTCTTCACGAGCTCGAGTCAGTTCGATGACGAAGCGAAGCGCATGGCGGCGTTCTTCAAGCACAATCTAGGAGACTGA